The following coding sequences lie in one Polynucleobacter asymbioticus genomic window:
- the aroE gene encoding shikimate dehydrogenase, with translation MSQATSAELHTDPTQFPGVDVYAVAGNPISHSKSPAIHKRFAEQSNQKMHYGLLQPELGEFKTVVQAFFAAGGKGMNVTVPFKLDAQALADVLTPRAQLAGAVNTLRIEDGKIFGDNTDGAGLVRDLLAQGIQIQGARILLLGAGGASRGVLGPLLEQSPKELIIANRSNAKADELVQLFRDSASSLNVVLQAVTLGDLEDAAKTTSPFDLIINATAAGLSDASPISDLAASNIFIPKSFAYDMVYGKATAFMQQALHRGARVSDGLGMLVEQAADAFLIWRGSQFADAIDPRAVLAELRTS, from the coding sequence ATGAGTCAAGCTACTTCCGCTGAGTTACATACCGACCCCACCCAATTTCCTGGTGTGGATGTCTATGCGGTCGCAGGCAACCCCATCTCACATAGCAAATCGCCTGCCATCCATAAACGGTTTGCTGAGCAGTCAAATCAAAAAATGCATTACGGGCTTTTGCAGCCTGAACTTGGTGAATTCAAAACCGTTGTGCAAGCGTTCTTTGCTGCTGGCGGAAAAGGGATGAATGTCACCGTACCATTTAAGTTGGATGCCCAAGCACTTGCGGATGTATTAACACCGCGTGCGCAGCTCGCCGGAGCTGTAAATACTTTGCGCATTGAAGATGGAAAAATCTTTGGTGACAATACTGATGGTGCTGGCTTAGTCAGAGACTTATTGGCGCAGGGAATTCAGATTCAAGGTGCTCGAATCTTATTGCTGGGAGCGGGCGGTGCTTCACGTGGAGTGCTTGGACCTTTGCTAGAGCAGTCGCCTAAAGAGCTCATCATTGCCAATCGATCGAATGCTAAAGCTGATGAATTAGTGCAATTGTTTCGTGATTCGGCTAGCTCCCTCAATGTTGTTCTACAAGCAGTGACTTTGGGTGACCTGGAGGATGCTGCTAAGACTACATCTCCTTTTGATCTCATTATTAATGCAACTGCAGCCGGCCTATCCGATGCATCGCCGATTAGCGATCTAGCTGCAAGCAATATCTTTATTCCAAAATCGTTTGCCTATGACATGGTCTATGGCAAAGCTACTGCGTTTATGCAACAAGCATTACATCGCGGTGCACGGGTGAGTGATGGCTTGGGCATGCTAGTAGAGCAGGCTGCTGACGCCTTCTTAATCTGGCGCGGCTCTCAGTTTGCTGATGCGATTGATCCTCGCGCTGTATTGGCAGAGCTTCGTACTTCCTAG
- the mtgA gene encoding monofunctional biosynthetic peptidoglycan transglycosylase — MRWLSYLLKCLLGGFIAMQIYFVIQIGMWAALDPSSTAFQRAERWRLCGLSWSCSVKSNWVPYEKISSNLKRAVLVSEDDIFFQHMGVRFEDMKKAWTKNAQLNQPGGKAKTALRGGSTITQQLAKNLFLSSEQNYFRKGQELIITGLLEVMLPKQRLFEIYLNSVEWGEGIFGIGAASQHYYGVKPALLDREQSAALASALPAPKCFDKAQYCRKANIHFPTRQDFILENMDRVALAPTPKPKAR; from the coding sequence ATGCGCTGGCTTTCTTATCTCCTGAAATGTTTGCTGGGTGGTTTTATTGCCATGCAAATCTACTTTGTCATTCAGATTGGAATGTGGGCGGCGCTGGATCCAAGTAGTACTGCATTTCAGAGGGCGGAGCGTTGGCGCCTTTGTGGCCTGTCTTGGTCTTGCTCAGTGAAGTCAAACTGGGTTCCTTACGAAAAGATCTCTAGCAATCTCAAGCGTGCTGTTTTAGTGAGTGAAGATGACATCTTCTTTCAGCATATGGGTGTGCGATTTGAGGATATGAAAAAAGCTTGGACTAAAAATGCACAGCTCAACCAACCAGGGGGTAAAGCTAAAACCGCTTTACGTGGTGGCTCCACTATTACTCAACAACTAGCAAAGAATCTTTTTCTCTCTTCCGAGCAGAATTATTTTCGCAAAGGACAGGAACTCATCATTACAGGCTTACTCGAGGTCATGCTGCCCAAGCAGAGATTATTCGAAATCTATTTGAACTCGGTAGAGTGGGGTGAAGGAATCTTTGGTATTGGCGCCGCCTCTCAGCATTACTATGGGGTTAAGCCGGCATTGCTTGATCGAGAGCAGTCTGCAGCTTTGGCTTCAGCATTACCAGCGCCGAAGTGTTTTGACAAAGCGCAATACTGTCGTAAGGCCAATATTCACTTCCCGACACGGCAAGACTTTATTTTGGAAAATATGGATAGAGTGGCTTTAGCGCCCACTCCAAAACCAAAGGCGCGATAG
- the pyrF gene encoding orotidine-5'-phosphate decarboxylase: MNSSPNTFTQQLQSAWASQGSMLCVGFDPDPQRLPAVFQGKTEGIFEFCREIADATADTVCSFKPQFAYFASQRAEAQLEKLTRYLKDKYPHIPVILDSKRGDIGSTADHYALEAFERYGADAVTVNPYMGFDTIEPYLKHAGKGVIVLCRTSNPGGSDLQFLNVTPNGEPLYLHVAKLAAQQWNTSGQISLVVGATFPEEIAKVRSIVGKMPLLIPGIGAQGGDIDATVKAGGIPNQPGTGMMINSSRAILYASSGSDFAEAARKAAITTRDALSAAASK, encoded by the coding sequence ATGAACTCTAGCCCAAATACCTTTACCCAACAACTCCAGTCTGCATGGGCTTCCCAAGGCAGCATGTTGTGTGTGGGCTTTGATCCGGATCCTCAGCGTCTACCCGCTGTGTTTCAGGGTAAGACTGAGGGGATTTTTGAGTTCTGCCGCGAGATCGCTGACGCTACTGCGGATACCGTCTGCTCCTTTAAGCCCCAGTTTGCTTACTTTGCCTCCCAAAGAGCTGAAGCCCAGCTTGAAAAGCTGACTCGATACCTGAAAGACAAATACCCCCATATCCCCGTTATTCTGGACTCCAAGCGCGGCGATATCGGCAGCACTGCCGACCACTATGCCCTAGAGGCTTTTGAGCGCTACGGTGCAGATGCGGTGACCGTTAACCCTTACATGGGCTTTGACACAATCGAGCCTTACCTAAAGCACGCAGGCAAGGGTGTGATTGTTTTATGCCGCACCTCCAACCCAGGGGGCTCTGACCTTCAGTTTCTGAATGTCACCCCGAATGGTGAGCCGCTCTATCTGCACGTTGCCAAACTCGCAGCACAACAGTGGAATACCTCTGGCCAAATTAGTCTCGTAGTTGGCGCAACCTTCCCTGAAGAAATTGCCAAAGTACGATCTATTGTGGGCAAGATGCCATTACTCATTCCCGGCATTGGTGCTCAGGGTGGCGATATCGATGCCACCGTTAAAGCTGGGGGCATCCCCAATCAGCCAGGCACGGGCATGATGATCAACTCTTCCAGAGCAATCTTGTATGCGAGCTCAGGCAGTGATTTTGCTGAAGCCGCTAGAAAAGCAGCCATCACCACTAGAGATGCGTTAAGTGCTGCAGCTAGTAAATAA
- the corA gene encoding magnesium/cobalt transporter CorA yields the protein MINLFVLQNGRLSQEQVEDRNELLQYSNPIWIDVVDPEEEELLWIKEAFGVLLPELDDLGDLEASARYFEADDGHLHIRTDFLLDEEETSRNVRVAFVMTKQVLFSIHDEDLPVFRLVRLRARLRPGSVSNAKDVLLDLYSTDAEYSADALEEVYENLEQAGKRVLQDDITDNDAEEVLETIAKEEDTNGRIRRNVMDTRRALSFLMRSKLLSDEQQEEARQILRDIDSLENHTAFLFDKINFLMDATVGFINLNQSKIIKIFSVVSVALMPPTLLASVWGMNFRYMPELEETWGYPVAIISMVISAMIPLGYFRHKGWLSSR from the coding sequence ATGATCAACTTGTTCGTCCTGCAAAATGGCCGCCTCTCTCAAGAGCAAGTGGAAGATCGCAATGAATTGTTGCAATACTCCAACCCTATCTGGATCGATGTAGTTGACCCTGAAGAGGAAGAGCTTCTATGGATTAAAGAGGCTTTTGGCGTTCTTTTGCCTGAATTGGATGATTTGGGTGACTTAGAAGCTTCTGCGCGTTATTTCGAGGCAGATGACGGCCACCTCCATATTCGTACTGATTTCCTATTGGATGAAGAAGAAACTTCTCGTAACGTGCGAGTTGCTTTCGTCATGACCAAGCAAGTTTTGTTCTCTATTCATGATGAAGATTTGCCAGTATTCCGTTTAGTGCGTTTGCGTGCCCGTTTGCGTCCTGGTTCAGTAAGTAATGCAAAAGACGTTTTATTAGATTTGTATTCCACTGATGCTGAGTATTCCGCCGATGCTTTGGAAGAGGTTTATGAAAACCTCGAGCAAGCAGGTAAGCGCGTTCTGCAAGATGACATCACTGATAACGATGCAGAAGAAGTGCTCGAAACGATTGCCAAGGAAGAAGATACCAACGGACGCATTCGTCGTAATGTGATGGATACCCGCCGCGCATTGTCTTTCTTAATGCGAAGCAAGTTATTGTCTGATGAGCAGCAAGAAGAAGCGCGTCAGATTTTGCGAGACATTGATTCACTAGAAAACCACACTGCCTTCTTGTTCGATAAGATTAACTTCTTGATGGATGCGACAGTCGGTTTTATTAATTTGAACCAAAGTAAGATCATCAAGATCTTCTCAGTAGTATCTGTTGCTTTAATGCCGCCTACTCTATTGGCTAGTGTGTGGGGTATGAACTTCCGCTACATGCCAGAGCTAGAAGAGACTTGGGGTTATCCAGTCGCCATTATTTCTATGGTGATTTCAGCGATGATTCCACTAGGCTACTTCCGCCATAAGGGCTGGTTAAGCTCACGCTAA
- a CDS encoding CinA family protein, which yields MKNNNDPQHELARAIALTLISRAWKIALAESCTGGLVCGTLTDLAGSSDWLERGYITYSNAAKSECLDVPVEMIESFGAVSEQVAKAMAEGALRNANVNAAISITGIAGPTGGSPEKPVGTVCFGWAIKESIGNDVINTATLTKHFNGDRQIVREQARDFALSKFLELLKPKNA from the coding sequence ATGAAAAATAACAACGATCCTCAGCATGAATTAGCGAGAGCGATTGCGCTGACCTTAATCAGTCGAGCTTGGAAAATTGCTCTGGCTGAATCCTGCACCGGCGGCCTTGTCTGCGGAACTCTAACGGATTTAGCTGGCTCAAGCGATTGGCTAGAGCGAGGCTACATCACCTATAGCAATGCTGCGAAATCTGAATGCTTAGATGTTCCAGTAGAAATGATTGAATCCTTTGGCGCGGTTAGCGAGCAAGTTGCTAAAGCCATGGCTGAGGGGGCACTTCGTAATGCCAATGTCAACGCTGCCATCTCCATTACTGGCATTGCTGGGCCAACAGGTGGGTCCCCAGAAAAACCAGTTGGCACTGTCTGCTTTGGCTGGGCGATTAAAGAAAGTATTGGAAATGATGTCATCAATACCGCCACGCTGACTAAGCACTTCAACGGCGATCGCCAAATTGTGCGAGAACAAGCGCGTGATTTTGCGCTCTCGAAATTTCTGGAATTACTTAAACCAAAAAATGCCTAA
- a CDS encoding phosphatidylglycerophosphatase A family protein → MNTRTNAPDSSSLNPSLKWVFSKPSRALAFGMGSGLAPFAPGTAGTLWAWVAFLIGEYFLSTEAWLWIIGTGILLGCWICGQVSEELGKKDFGGIVWDEVVAFWLVLIFIMPTNLWMQILAFVLFRFFDAVKPGPIEMIDRHFKKLADGDNSSPSNFGLILWRGFGIIADDLAAAFFTLLTIALLHIGLSYLS, encoded by the coding sequence ATGAATACCCGAACTAATGCGCCAGACTCCTCCTCATTAAATCCCAGCCTCAAATGGGTATTTAGTAAACCTAGTCGCGCCCTAGCATTCGGCATGGGTAGTGGTTTAGCGCCATTCGCCCCTGGCACCGCAGGAACACTATGGGCTTGGGTCGCATTCCTGATAGGAGAATATTTTCTTTCTACCGAAGCTTGGCTGTGGATCATTGGAACTGGAATACTGCTAGGCTGCTGGATCTGCGGACAAGTCAGCGAAGAGTTAGGCAAAAAAGATTTTGGCGGAATTGTGTGGGATGAAGTTGTCGCCTTCTGGCTTGTATTGATCTTCATCATGCCTACAAACTTGTGGATGCAGATTTTGGCGTTTGTACTTTTCAGATTCTTTGATGCCGTCAAGCCAGGTCCGATTGAAATGATTGATCGACACTTTAAAAAATTAGCAGATGGCGATAATTCCTCTCCATCCAATTTTGGTTTAATACTTTGGCGCGGCTTTGGAATCATTGCCGACGATTTGGCTGCAGCATTTTTCACCCTACTCACCATTGCGCTTTTACATATTGGATTGAGCTACCTCTCATGA
- the thiL gene encoding thiamine-phosphate kinase, with product MQSQTSSLGEFDLIQRFFKTQSELMLRKNPGSVKLGIGDDCALLKIDPSEEIAITSDMLVSGRHFFPDANPEWLGWKALAVNLSDLAAMGAKPLGFTLALALPGPNSAWLEAFSKGLFAIANHYNCPLIGGDTTAGPLNICITAFGSIPTEKAIRRSGALEGDDIWVSGTVGDARLTLAALRHEIQLPQEDLASIEGRMHRPTPRLDLGIALRGIANSALDVSDGLLGDLKHILDESGKSAEVFLGRIPKSSILLKQSQAIQNQCAASGGDDYELCFTAPGNQRDAIAKISAELNLPLTQIGSIKSMQHSTPEIHIIGNDGKPLNIQEANLLLKSFDHFA from the coding sequence ATGCAATCTCAAACTTCCTCACTTGGCGAATTTGACCTGATTCAGCGCTTCTTTAAAACGCAGTCAGAACTCATGCTCAGAAAGAATCCCGGCTCCGTGAAATTGGGAATTGGTGATGACTGCGCCTTACTAAAAATCGACCCTAGCGAAGAAATTGCCATAACCAGCGATATGCTGGTCTCAGGCAGACACTTTTTCCCGGACGCCAATCCAGAGTGGCTGGGCTGGAAAGCCCTAGCAGTCAACCTCTCAGACCTGGCAGCCATGGGTGCTAAGCCATTGGGCTTTACTTTAGCGTTAGCCTTACCAGGGCCTAATTCAGCATGGCTGGAAGCCTTTAGCAAGGGATTATTTGCTATTGCAAATCATTACAACTGCCCGCTAATTGGTGGCGATACCACTGCCGGCCCACTCAATATTTGTATCACTGCTTTTGGCAGTATTCCGACAGAGAAAGCCATTCGTAGATCAGGGGCATTAGAGGGTGATGACATTTGGGTTTCAGGAACTGTTGGCGATGCCAGACTTACTCTTGCTGCACTGCGTCATGAAATTCAATTACCTCAAGAGGATTTGGCAAGCATTGAAGGGCGCATGCATCGACCAACTCCGAGGCTGGATTTAGGCATTGCCTTAAGAGGCATTGCCAACTCCGCTTTGGATGTCTCTGATGGCCTATTAGGCGATCTCAAACATATCCTCGATGAGTCTGGCAAAAGCGCTGAAGTCTTCTTAGGCAGAATTCCGAAATCCAGCATCCTACTCAAGCAATCACAAGCCATCCAAAACCAATGCGCCGCAAGTGGCGGGGATGATTACGAGCTGTGTTTTACCGCTCCTGGTAATCAGCGAGATGCCATCGCCAAAATCAGTGCAGAACTCAATCTTCCGCTGACTCAAATTGGCAGCATCAAATCCATGCAACACTCAACACCTGAGATACACATCATCGGTAACGATGGGAAACCATTAAACATTCAAGAAGCCAATTTACTATTGAAATCTTTTGATCACTTCGCATGA
- a CDS encoding NADP-dependent malic enzyme: MSKPSNSSKEQQIADLRAAALHYHEFPVPGKIEIAPTKQLTNQRDLALAYTPGVAAACEEIAKDPANAFRYTARGNLVGVITNGTAVLGLGNIGPLASKPVMEGKAVLFKKFAGIDVFDIEVNENDPDKLVEIIAALEPTFGGINLEDIKAPDCFVVERKLQARMKIPVFHDDQHGTAIVVAAAILNGLKVVGKDVGNVKLVTSGAGAAALACLDLLVDLGIPRKNIWVTDLAGVAYKGRKELMDPEKEPFCQETELRTLDQAIEGADIFLGLSAGGVLKQDMVKKMAPKPLVYALANPTPEILPEEVKEVRPDAVMATGRTDYPNQVNNVLCFPFIFRGALDVGATTITRGMEVAAVKAVAELAQAEQSEVVTSVYGIENLSFGPEYLIPKPFDPRLITVIAPAVAKAAMDDGVAQRPIKDFDAYRNQLQQFVYHSGTLMKPLFSIAKRVPAAQKRIVFAEGEDERVLRAVQIIIDEHLATPILIGRPAVIEHRIGKFGLRIKAGEDFEIVNPESDSRFRDFWQTYLALTERKGVTESFAKLEMRRRNSLIGSVMITKGMADGMICGTVGNLATHLKYVDEVVGREPGANVYGAMSGLILPGRQVFLLDTHVNIDPTAEQLAELTLMAASEMRKLGLAPKVALLSHSNFGSSSAPSAVKMREVLALIQKADPTLEVDGEMHGDSALDETIRATAVTSSPLKGDANLLVLPNIDAANISYNLLKTAAGNGIAIGPLLLGAAKPIHILTPSATVRRIVNVTTLAVVEAASNARGVA, encoded by the coding sequence ATGAGTAAACCAAGCAATAGCAGTAAAGAACAGCAAATAGCGGATTTAAGAGCAGCCGCTCTCCACTATCACGAGTTTCCTGTCCCAGGAAAAATCGAAATTGCCCCAACAAAGCAGTTAACCAATCAGCGAGACCTAGCGCTGGCCTATACACCTGGTGTTGCTGCAGCCTGCGAAGAGATTGCTAAAGACCCTGCCAACGCATTCCGTTACACAGCCCGCGGCAATTTAGTCGGCGTAATTACTAACGGTACAGCTGTCTTAGGCTTAGGAAATATTGGTCCATTGGCAAGCAAGCCGGTGATGGAGGGTAAAGCAGTTCTCTTTAAGAAATTTGCTGGTATCGATGTATTCGATATTGAAGTGAATGAAAATGATCCAGACAAATTAGTTGAAATCATTGCTGCGCTTGAGCCCACTTTTGGTGGTATCAATTTAGAGGACATCAAAGCACCAGATTGTTTTGTAGTCGAACGCAAGTTACAAGCGCGCATGAAGATTCCGGTCTTCCATGACGATCAACATGGAACTGCGATCGTGGTCGCTGCTGCAATTCTCAATGGCTTGAAGGTTGTTGGTAAAGACGTGGGTAACGTGAAGCTAGTTACCTCGGGTGCTGGCGCTGCCGCATTAGCTTGTTTGGACTTATTGGTTGACCTCGGTATCCCACGAAAAAATATTTGGGTAACTGACTTAGCTGGTGTTGCCTATAAAGGCCGTAAAGAATTAATGGATCCTGAGAAGGAGCCGTTCTGCCAAGAGACAGAACTGCGTACACTCGATCAAGCAATTGAAGGTGCAGATATTTTCTTGGGTCTTTCTGCTGGCGGTGTTCTCAAGCAAGACATGGTCAAGAAGATGGCGCCTAAGCCATTGGTCTACGCCTTAGCAAATCCAACCCCAGAGATTCTTCCTGAAGAGGTAAAGGAAGTTCGTCCTGATGCAGTGATGGCAACTGGCCGTACCGATTATCCAAACCAGGTTAATAACGTATTGTGCTTTCCATTCATCTTCCGTGGTGCATTAGACGTTGGCGCCACTACCATTACACGTGGCATGGAAGTCGCCGCTGTTAAGGCTGTAGCGGAATTGGCACAAGCTGAGCAGAGCGAAGTAGTCACCTCTGTGTACGGTATTGAGAACTTATCTTTTGGTCCAGAATATTTAATTCCGAAGCCATTTGACCCACGTTTGATTACTGTTATCGCACCTGCAGTTGCTAAGGCGGCGATGGATGATGGTGTTGCTCAACGTCCGATTAAAGACTTTGATGCGTACCGTAATCAGTTACAACAATTTGTGTACCATTCCGGCACCTTGATGAAGCCATTGTTTAGCATTGCTAAACGAGTGCCTGCTGCACAAAAACGTATTGTGTTTGCTGAGGGTGAGGATGAGCGTGTATTGCGCGCAGTACAAATCATCATTGACGAGCATTTAGCGACACCAATTTTGATTGGCCGTCCTGCAGTCATTGAGCATCGCATTGGTAAGTTTGGCTTGCGCATTAAAGCGGGTGAAGATTTTGAGATTGTGAACCCGGAGAGTGATTCACGTTTCCGTGATTTCTGGCAAACCTACTTAGCTTTGACAGAGCGTAAAGGTGTTACTGAATCTTTCGCTAAGCTTGAAATGCGTCGTCGTAATAGCCTCATTGGTTCAGTGATGATTACCAAAGGCATGGCTGATGGAATGATTTGTGGAACCGTTGGAAACTTAGCAACACACTTGAAATATGTTGACGAAGTAGTGGGTCGTGAACCTGGCGCCAATGTTTATGGCGCAATGTCAGGACTGATTTTGCCGGGACGCCAAGTATTTTTGTTAGACACCCACGTTAATATTGATCCAACTGCAGAGCAATTGGCTGAGTTGACATTGATGGCCGCGAGCGAAATGCGTAAATTAGGCTTGGCGCCTAAGGTTGCACTCTTATCCCATTCCAACTTTGGTTCAAGCAGCGCTCCTTCCGCAGTCAAAATGCGTGAAGTATTGGCTTTGATTCAAAAGGCAGATCCAACTCTCGAGGTTGATGGTGAAATGCATGGCGATAGCGCTTTGGATGAAACCATTCGTGCTACTGCAGTGACTTCGTCTCCTCTAAAAGGCGATGCCAACTTGCTAGTGTTGCCGAATATTGATGCTGCCAACATTTCCTACAACTTGCTCAAGACTGCTGCTGGTAACGGTATTGCAATCGGCCCATTGCTCTTAGGTGCTGCTAAGCCGATTCATATTCTGACGCCATCTGCTACTGTGCGCCGTATCGTCAATGTCACCACTTTGGCGGTAGTTGAGGCAGCAAGTAACGCCAGAGGTGTAGCTTAA
- a CDS encoding barstar family protein, with protein MNNRSENGTTVSFDEHSRAESWDSNDRLETESSAANIYAEGGLSRLQTYAANQVSGKKVTASWRAALAVRDAGPPAMLRSVRPNIVQSIRAFRTPDLQEAATELGQHFIYANCANAMTKGEVLEAIAIAYTFTKQQAKNFDPLLDALTTTVDKSGPQPGFVVVLEGLPCTQKFDKEARETLLDVFRDAVDFWSERRTPYRVFYSFA; from the coding sequence ATGAATAATCGCTCTGAAAACGGCACTACAGTAAGCTTCGACGAACACAGTCGCGCTGAAAGTTGGGATAGTAACGATCGACTTGAAACAGAGTCGTCTGCTGCCAACATCTATGCTGAGGGTGGTTTATCTCGTTTACAAACCTATGCAGCAAATCAAGTTTCGGGGAAAAAAGTGACAGCTTCTTGGCGTGCCGCTTTGGCCGTTCGCGATGCCGGACCGCCGGCAATGTTGCGCAGTGTGCGCCCTAATATCGTGCAATCTATTCGTGCTTTCCGCACTCCTGATCTCCAGGAGGCGGCTACAGAGCTTGGTCAGCACTTCATTTACGCTAATTGTGCAAATGCAATGACTAAAGGCGAAGTGTTGGAAGCGATTGCGATTGCCTATACATTTACCAAGCAACAGGCTAAGAATTTCGATCCTTTGCTAGATGCTTTGACGACTACGGTTGATAAGTCTGGCCCACAGCCAGGTTTCGTAGTGGTACTAGAAGGTTTGCCTTGTACTCAGAAGTTTGACAAAGAAGCTCGCGAGACCCTCTTAGATGTATTCCGTGATGCTGTGGACTTCTGGTCTGAGCGACGTACGCCTTATCGCGTGTTCTACTCTTTTGCTTAA
- a CDS encoding 16S rRNA (uracil(1498)-N(3))-methyltransferase: MPQFYLPGPWETQKPNTLTPELAHHLRVRRIQVGESFPIFDGKGQVAQAKLLALGNKSGEAELSNIRQDTHRESPYAITLAQGLAGGDKMDWVVEKVIETGAQVIAPLQCERSVIKLTRSSDAERAQKRLLHWEGIVQAACEQCDRTVLASVEPIQSFESYLKKPQKATLKLLLSPDTDKSLYSVLISSPPQDIILMIGPEGGHSPEEEAQAQAAGYQIVSLGDRVLRTETAGIVAITAVHSIWDPEMQNRLK, translated from the coding sequence ATGCCTCAATTTTATCTTCCCGGGCCATGGGAAACCCAAAAGCCAAATACCCTCACCCCTGAGCTCGCACATCACTTGCGCGTGCGACGTATCCAAGTTGGTGAATCCTTCCCAATCTTTGATGGCAAAGGCCAAGTTGCCCAGGCAAAATTGCTTGCTCTTGGCAATAAGTCGGGGGAAGCAGAGTTAAGTAATATTCGTCAAGATACCCATCGTGAGAGCCCCTACGCCATCACCCTTGCACAAGGCCTAGCTGGTGGCGACAAGATGGACTGGGTGGTAGAAAAGGTTATTGAGACCGGCGCTCAAGTCATTGCCCCACTGCAGTGTGAGCGCTCAGTCATCAAATTAACACGCTCCAGTGATGCGGAGCGGGCTCAAAAACGCCTTTTGCACTGGGAGGGCATTGTTCAGGCAGCCTGTGAGCAATGCGATCGAACCGTTTTAGCTTCAGTAGAGCCCATACAAAGTTTTGAAAGTTATCTAAAGAAGCCACAAAAAGCAACACTTAAACTACTTTTAAGCCCTGATACCGACAAAAGCCTGTATTCAGTCTTAATCAGCAGTCCGCCACAAGATATTATTTTGATGATTGGCCCTGAAGGTGGACACTCGCCCGAAGAAGAGGCGCAAGCTCAAGCAGCTGGCTATCAGATTGTTTCTTTAGGGGACCGGGTATTGAGAACTGAGACTGCTGGCATTGTGGCAATTACTGCTGTTCATAGCATTTGGGATCCAGAAATGCAAAATCGCCTCAAGTAG